In Gemmatimonadota bacterium, the DNA window CGGCCCGGGTCGTCCGCGGGGCCTGACCACCCGCGCCGCAGCCCGGCCTCCGGCCGCGCGGGGCGGCGGGATGCGCCTCGATCCCGATTCGCCGGTCGACGCGCGCCCCTGGGTCGAGGCCGCCGGCGCGCCTGCGTACTCCCCCGACGCCCTGCTCCGGAAGAAGCCGTTCGACAGGTGGTCCGAGGCTGAGCTGAGGCGCATGACGCGCATCATGGAGCGACTGGCGCGGCGGCTCGCGAGCAGGCGCAGCCGGCGTCTGGTGCCCACCCGTTCGCGGGGCAGTGCCGACCTGCGGGCGAGCCTGCGGCGGGCCATAGGGACCGAAGGCGAGGTCCTCCGCCTGGCCCGCAGGGCGCGCGCTCGCGACGCACCGGAGATCGTCGCGCTATGCGATACGAGCGGCTCAATGGACGCCTACAGCCGGTTTCTGCTGACCTTCACGCTGGCGCTGCGCGCCGCCGGCAGCCGCTGCGAAGTCTACGCCTTCAACACCTCGCTCGTCCGGCTGACGCCGTGGCTCAAGCCGGCGGACGTCGCGGCCACGCTGGAACGGCTGTCGCTGGAGGTGCCCGACTGGTCGGGCGGAACCCGGATCGGCGACGCGCTGGCCGAATTCGCCGACGCGCACCCCCTGCGACCGACCACCGTCGTGGTGATCTTGAGC includes these proteins:
- a CDS encoding VWA domain-containing protein; this encodes MRVAPVAGPDRAAPLSARLAAFCDVLRSSDVPVSMREELDGAAALDALDVTIREDVRIGLRIAMRVPRVRWARYNLEFERFWESRRGPGRPRGLTTRAAARPPAARGGGMRLDPDSPVDARPWVEAAGAPAYSPDALLRKKPFDRWSEAELRRMTRIMERLARRLASRRSRRLVPTRSRGSADLRASLRRAIGTEGEVLRLARRARARDAPEIVALCDTSGSMDAYSRFLLTFTLALRAAGSRCEVYAFNTSLVRLTPWLKPADVAATLERLSLEVPDWSGGTRIGDALAEFADAHPLRPTTVVVILSDGLDRGEPERLAAAMRIIARRTRRVIWLNPLMGDARYEPLARGMRAALPYVDDLAPAHDLESLERFVAALPSS